Proteins encoded within one genomic window of Paludisphaera rhizosphaerae:
- the groL gene encoding chaperonin GroEL (60 kDa chaperone family; promotes refolding of misfolded polypeptides especially under stressful conditions; forms two stacked rings of heptamers to form a barrel-shaped 14mer; ends can be capped by GroES; misfolded proteins enter the barrel where they are refolded when GroES binds), translated as MAAKMIAFDQEARQAMQRGVAKLARAVKVTLGPRGRNVIIQKSFGSPTVTKDGVTVAKEIELEDKYEDMGAKMVKEVASKTSDVAGDGTTTATVMAEAIYNEGLKAVVAGVNPLQLKRGMDRAVADVVDQLHKLSTKVTDKKETQQVATVASNFDVEVGTMIAEATEKVGKDGVITVEEGKTLKTEVEWVEGMQFDRGYLSPYFVTNPASMSAVLEDAYVLIHEKKISSVKDLVPVLEKVAQTGKPLLIIAEDVDGEALATLVINKLRGTFRCAAVKAPGYGDRRKAMLEDIAVLTGGKPIFEALGVELESVGLEDLGQAKKVEIDKDNTTVIEGAGSSDAIKGRIEAIRREIADTKSDYDREKLEERLAKLAGGVAKINVGAATESEMKEKKARVEDALHATRAALEEGILPGGGVALLRAASSVKPTDLSHDEIVGYNIILRAAAAPLTQIAENAGQDGGVVVSKVREGKGNFGYDALKDEYVDMVKAGIIDPTKVTRSALQHAASVSTLLLTSDALIADAPAGDEKKGGGHGGYEDMY; from the coding sequence ATGGCTGCCAAGATGATCGCGTTCGATCAGGAAGCGCGGCAGGCGATGCAGCGCGGGGTGGCGAAGCTCGCCCGCGCCGTCAAGGTGACGCTCGGCCCGCGCGGCCGCAACGTCATCATCCAGAAGTCGTTCGGCTCGCCCACGGTCACCAAGGACGGCGTGACCGTCGCCAAGGAGATCGAGCTGGAGGACAAGTACGAGGACATGGGGGCGAAGATGGTCAAGGAGGTCGCCAGCAAGACCTCCGACGTCGCCGGCGACGGCACGACCACGGCCACCGTCATGGCCGAAGCCATCTACAACGAAGGCCTCAAGGCGGTCGTCGCCGGGGTCAACCCGCTGCAGCTCAAGCGGGGCATGGACCGCGCCGTGGCCGACGTCGTCGACCAGCTCCACAAGCTGTCGACCAAGGTCACCGACAAGAAGGAGACCCAGCAGGTCGCCACCGTCGCCTCGAACTTCGACGTCGAGGTCGGCACGATGATCGCCGAGGCCACCGAGAAGGTGGGCAAGGACGGCGTGATCACGGTCGAGGAAGGCAAGACCCTCAAGACCGAGGTCGAGTGGGTCGAGGGCATGCAGTTCGACCGCGGCTACCTCAGCCCCTACTTCGTCACCAACCCGGCCAGCATGAGCGCCGTGCTGGAAGACGCCTACGTCCTGATCCACGAGAAGAAGATCTCGTCGGTCAAGGACCTGGTCCCGGTGCTTGAGAAGGTCGCCCAGACCGGCAAGCCGCTGCTGATCATCGCCGAGGACGTCGACGGCGAGGCCCTGGCCACCCTGGTCATCAACAAGCTCCGCGGCACCTTCCGCTGCGCCGCCGTCAAGGCCCCCGGCTACGGCGACCGTCGCAAGGCCATGCTGGAAGACATCGCCGTCCTGACCGGCGGCAAGCCGATCTTCGAGGCCCTCGGCGTCGAGCTGGAGAGCGTCGGCCTTGAGGATCTCGGCCAGGCCAAGAAGGTCGAGATCGACAAGGACAACACGACGGTCATCGAAGGCGCCGGCTCGTCCGACGCCATCAAGGGCCGGATCGAGGCCATCCGCCGCGAGATCGCCGACACCAAGAGCGACTACGACCGCGAGAAGCTGGAAGAGCGTCTCGCCAAGCTCGCCGGCGGCGTCGCCAAGATCAACGTCGGCGCGGCCACCGAGAGCGAGATGAAGGAGAAGAAGGCTCGCGTCGAGGACGCCCTGCACGCCACCCGCGCGGCCCTGGAGGAGGGCATCCTCCCCGGCGGCGGCGTCGCTCTGCTGCGGGCCGCCTCGTCCGTCAAGCCGACGGACCTGAGCCACGACGAGATCGTCGGCTACAACATCATCCTCCGCGCCGCGGCGGCCCCGCTGACCCAGATCGCCGAGAACGCCGGCCAGGACGGCGGCGTGGTCGTCAGCAAGGTCCGCGAGGGCAAGGGCAACTTCGGCTACGACGCCCTGAAGGACGAGTACGTCGACATGGTCAAGGCCGGCATCATCGACCCGACCAAGGTCACCCGCTCGGCCCTCCAGCACGCCGCCAGCGTCTCCACCCTGCTGCTGACCTCCGACGCCCTCATCGCCGACGCCCCCGCCGGCGACGAGAAGAAGGGCGGCGGTCACGGCGGTTACGAAGACATGTATTGA
- the groES gene encoding co-chaperone GroES gives MNLKPLGDRVVVEREEAKGTTAGGIVLPETAKDKPQKGKVLSVGEGRVTKDGKRRELQVKVGDVVIFTSYAGEEFKLDGDKKVLLMREDDILAVVS, from the coding sequence ATGAATCTGAAGCCGTTGGGTGATCGCGTCGTCGTCGAGCGGGAAGAGGCCAAGGGGACCACCGCCGGCGGGATCGTGCTGCCGGAGACCGCCAAGGACAAGCCCCAGAAGGGGAAGGTGCTGTCGGTGGGCGAGGGCCGCGTGACCAAGGACGGCAAGCGCCGGGAGCTTCAGGTCAAGGTCGGCGACGTCGTGATCTTCACCTCGTACGCGGGCGAGGAATTCAAGCTCGACGGCGACAAGAAGGTCCTCCTGATGCGCGAGGACGACATCCTGGCGGTCGTGAGCTGA
- a CDS encoding HEPN domain-containing protein — MNRTDLQQLAEERVRDAKALLDAACWSGAYYLVGYAVECALKACIAKQTDQHDFPDKARVNDSYSHDLRKLVKVAGLEAPFDQDILKVPASQLALNWQTVKDWSEAARYETASEVKAREMYEAVADGNEGVLAWIRRHW; from the coding sequence GTGAATCGAACGGACCTGCAACAACTCGCCGAGGAACGCGTCCGGGACGCGAAGGCCTTGCTCGACGCCGCGTGCTGGTCAGGAGCCTATTATCTGGTTGGGTACGCCGTCGAGTGCGCCTTGAAGGCGTGCATCGCTAAGCAGACGGATCAGCACGATTTCCCGGACAAGGCCCGGGTGAACGACTCGTACAGCCATGACCTCCGCAAACTCGTCAAGGTCGCCGGACTTGAGGCTCCCTTCGATCAGGACATTCTCAAAGTTCCCGCTTCACAGTTGGCCCTGAACTGGCAGACGGTGAAGGATTGGAGCGAGGCGGCTCGTTATGAAACAGCGTCGGAAGTGAAGGCTCGCGAGATGTACGAGGCGGTCGCAGACGGGAACGAGGGAGTTCTGGCATGGATTCGACGACACTGGTGA
- a CDS encoding slipin family protein, which produces MFFIKRFKVRSFEMGLHFRDGEFRGLLTPGDHWFFDPFGKLKVEVASRRTAFLTHEKLDVIARSGALKGYAQVVDLQDSQRGLAWVDGRFAGFLPPGLHAYWLDPRKVAVEVVDVRNPRFEHDESKAILRNATAAAYLETGSVGRGCVGVLFLDGRFAGALEPGPWAFWRGAADVRVVEVDLREATLDVAGQEIMSADKVTLRINALATYRVIDPRKAVCAVDDFKQALYREAQLALRAVVGGRDLDALLADKQTVAAEAAELLAPRASALGLEVASLAVRDLILPGDMKELMNKVTEARKAAEADLITRREETAAIRSQANTARLLAENPTLMRLRELEVLEKVAASGKLNVVLGDKKLAESVLNLL; this is translated from the coding sequence GTGTTCTTCATCAAGCGATTCAAGGTCCGCAGCTTCGAAATGGGCCTCCACTTCCGCGACGGCGAATTCCGCGGTTTGCTCACGCCCGGCGATCACTGGTTCTTCGACCCCTTCGGCAAGCTGAAGGTCGAGGTCGCCTCGCGCCGGACCGCCTTCTTGACGCACGAGAAGCTCGACGTCATCGCACGCTCGGGCGCGCTCAAGGGGTACGCACAGGTGGTCGACCTCCAGGACTCCCAGCGTGGGCTGGCCTGGGTCGACGGCCGGTTCGCCGGGTTCCTGCCTCCTGGGCTGCACGCCTACTGGCTGGACCCTCGCAAGGTCGCCGTCGAAGTGGTCGACGTCCGCAACCCTCGGTTCGAGCACGACGAGTCGAAGGCGATCCTGCGAAACGCCACGGCAGCGGCCTACCTGGAGACCGGGTCGGTCGGCCGGGGGTGCGTGGGCGTGCTCTTCCTCGACGGCCGGTTCGCCGGCGCGCTGGAGCCGGGCCCCTGGGCCTTCTGGCGGGGCGCGGCCGACGTCCGCGTGGTCGAGGTCGACCTGCGTGAAGCGACGCTCGACGTCGCCGGCCAGGAGATCATGAGCGCGGACAAGGTCACGCTCCGGATCAACGCCCTGGCGACGTACCGCGTCATCGACCCTCGCAAGGCCGTCTGCGCCGTGGACGACTTCAAGCAGGCCCTCTACCGCGAAGCCCAGCTCGCGCTGCGGGCGGTCGTCGGCGGGCGGGACCTGGACGCCCTGCTGGCCGACAAGCAGACCGTGGCCGCCGAGGCCGCCGAACTGCTCGCCCCCCGCGCCTCGGCGCTGGGGCTCGAAGTCGCCTCACTGGCCGTCCGCGACCTGATCCTCCCCGGCGACATGAAGGAGCTGATGAACAAGGTCACGGAGGCCCGCAAGGCCGCCGAGGCCGACCTCATCACTCGTCGCGAGGAAACCGCCGCCATCCGCAGTCAGGCCAACACCGCCCGGCTGCTCGCGGAGAACCCAACCCTCATGCGGCTCCGCGAACTCGAAGTCCTGGAAAAGGTAGCCGCCTCCGGCAAGCTGAATGTCGTCCTGGGCGACAAGAAGCTCGCGGAGTCCGTCCTCAACCTTCTCTGA
- a CDS encoding type 1 glutamine amidotransferase family protein, which produces MRSTRLIRRIAVWSLAACLSAATVQGQALDPRRSEERTSFQTHAPWDAGLQLPADVAMVYGIGKDMPDRIRQWKERGYVVHLMTGVSWGEYQDYLYGRFDGQNHVDEAQTDRTGKVISHGGDVYYMCPGPNFGKYLAQNVLRAIDAGAEAIHLEEPEFWARAGYSEGFKRAWREHYKEEWAPPHESADAQYKASRLKYVLYRDALKQVFDAVKEHNAKTGKNVKCYVPTHSLVNYALWCIVSPESSLLTVGADGYIAQVWTGTARSKNVYEGKVAERTFQSAFFEYGSMTAATRGSRGRLWFLHDPVEDDPNHDWGDYKTNWECTVVASLFWPETSRYEIAPWPERIFHGKYPAPGTPPPPPGRRRRRDDSSRVAIPADYATELMSVMNALNDMEQSEIAWESGTRGIGLVVSDALMFQREGYKPSDPHLGNFFGLALPTIHRGIPAEPVQLENLRTTADLSRYKVLMMTYEGMKPMTPDADRVLADWVKAGGVLLFVDDDKDPYNQIKSWWNAPGAPGYTTPRQALFDTLGVGPDAKPGLHAVGSGALIWDESSPARLSHEAEGGAKVRRLIEQACEAAKLPYREANHLVLRRGPYVIAAGLDSTSGEAVHELKGRFVDLFDASLKIETTVALDSSRRAFLVDLDRLPSHGPRVVAAACRTTDEKINGNGLSFLATGPKDITASVRVRLPKAPRSVAVDGRALAAEAQIWDEGSKTLLVRFPNSADGVRVVVE; this is translated from the coding sequence ATGAGATCGACCCGCCTTATCCGTCGAATCGCCGTCTGGTCGCTCGCCGCTTGCCTGAGTGCAGCCACCGTCCAGGGACAGGCCCTTGATCCTCGGCGTTCCGAGGAGCGGACCTCGTTCCAGACCCACGCCCCCTGGGACGCGGGCCTGCAGCTCCCCGCGGACGTGGCGATGGTCTACGGGATCGGCAAGGACATGCCCGATCGCATCCGCCAGTGGAAGGAGCGGGGATACGTCGTCCACCTGATGACGGGCGTCTCCTGGGGCGAATACCAGGACTACCTCTACGGCCGGTTCGATGGTCAGAACCACGTCGACGAGGCTCAGACGGACCGCACCGGCAAGGTGATCTCCCACGGCGGCGACGTTTACTACATGTGCCCCGGCCCGAACTTCGGCAAGTACCTGGCCCAGAACGTCCTCCGGGCGATCGACGCCGGGGCCGAGGCCATCCACCTGGAAGAACCCGAGTTCTGGGCCCGCGCCGGCTACTCCGAGGGCTTCAAGCGCGCCTGGCGCGAGCACTACAAGGAGGAGTGGGCGCCGCCCCATGAATCGGCCGACGCTCAGTACAAGGCCAGCCGGCTCAAGTACGTCCTCTATCGCGACGCCCTCAAGCAGGTCTTCGACGCCGTCAAGGAGCACAACGCGAAGACCGGCAAGAACGTGAAGTGCTACGTGCCGACCCACAGCCTGGTCAACTACGCCCTCTGGTGCATCGTCAGCCCCGAGTCGAGCCTGCTGACGGTCGGCGCCGACGGCTACATCGCCCAGGTCTGGACGGGCACCGCCAGGTCGAAGAACGTCTACGAGGGGAAGGTCGCCGAGCGGACGTTCCAATCGGCCTTCTTCGAGTACGGCTCGATGACGGCGGCCACTCGCGGCAGCCGGGGCCGACTCTGGTTCCTCCACGACCCCGTCGAGGACGACCCCAACCACGACTGGGGCGACTACAAGACGAACTGGGAATGCACGGTGGTCGCCTCGCTGTTCTGGCCGGAGACCTCGCGGTACGAGATCGCGCCGTGGCCCGAGCGGATCTTCCACGGCAAGTATCCCGCCCCCGGAACTCCGCCGCCTCCCCCGGGCCGTCGCCGACGCCGCGACGACAGCTCACGCGTCGCCATCCCCGCCGACTACGCGACCGAGCTGATGTCCGTGATGAACGCCCTCAACGACATGGAGCAATCGGAGATCGCCTGGGAGTCCGGCACGCGGGGGATCGGCCTGGTCGTCTCCGACGCCCTCATGTTCCAGCGCGAGGGGTACAAACCCTCCGATCCGCACCTCGGCAACTTCTTCGGCCTGGCTCTCCCCACGATCCATCGCGGCATCCCCGCCGAGCCCGTCCAGTTGGAGAACCTCCGGACGACGGCCGACCTGTCGCGGTACAAGGTCCTCATGATGACATACGAGGGCATGAAGCCCATGACGCCCGACGCCGACCGCGTTCTGGCCGACTGGGTCAAGGCGGGGGGCGTCCTCCTGTTCGTGGACGACGACAAGGACCCGTACAACCAGATCAAGTCCTGGTGGAACGCCCCCGGCGCACCCGGTTACACGACCCCTCGCCAGGCTCTTTTCGACACCCTCGGCGTCGGCCCCGATGCGAAGCCTGGCCTGCATGCCGTCGGCTCGGGCGCCCTGATCTGGGACGAGTCCAGCCCTGCCCGGTTGAGCCACGAGGCCGAGGGAGGCGCGAAGGTCCGTCGCCTGATCGAACAGGCCTGCGAGGCGGCGAAGCTCCCCTATCGGGAGGCCAACCACCTCGTCCTCCGCCGGGGTCCCTACGTGATCGCCGCCGGGCTCGATTCGACCTCGGGGGAGGCGGTTCACGAACTCAAGGGCCGGTTCGTCGACCTCTTCGACGCCAGCCTGAAAATCGAGACGACCGTCGCCCTCGATTCCTCGCGCCGGGCGTTTCTCGTCGATCTGGACCGACTCCCGTCGCACGGCCCCCGCGTCGTGGCGGCGGCCTGTCGGACGACCGATGAAAAGATCAATGGCAACGGCCTGAGCTTCCTGGCGACCGGGCCGAAGGACATCACCGCATCGGTCCGCGTCCGTCTGCCGAAGGCGCCTCGGTCGGTCGCGGTCGACGGCCGGGCGCTCGCCGCCGAGGCTCAGATCTGGGACGAGGGCTCGAAAACGCTCCTCGTCCGTTTCCCGAACTCGGCCGACGGCGTTCGGGTGGTCGTGGAATGA
- the lhgO gene encoding L-2-hydroxyglutarate oxidase yields the protein MISSDVAVVGGGIVGLATAYQLNRTLPNCRVVVLEKEDHVGQHQTGHNSGVLHSGIYYKPGSLKATNCREGKRLMEDFCASENIPFEICGKVIVAVGESDLPALERIYERGVANGVVCERIDKARLAELEPYASGIQAIHVPEAGIVDYKEVCRRLAQRIREAGGEVLTSAKVSKIVRAGGKAVLTTESGQEVEARQIVNCAGLQCDRVTAMGGVKPDAKIVPFRGEYFKLKPEAERLCNNLIYPVPDPAFPFLGVHFTRMIEGGVECGPNAVLAFGREAYRKTDFNASDFFETLGYSGFRKLAFKYWKTGLGEMWRSASKKAFVKALSRLVPDIREEHLEPAPSGIRAQAVLPDGSMVDDFLIQEADQVVNVNNAPSPAATASLNIGKTIVERLVPRLT from the coding sequence TTGATTTCATCCGATGTGGCCGTCGTCGGCGGGGGGATCGTCGGCCTGGCGACCGCCTACCAGCTCAACCGCACCCTCCCCAACTGCCGCGTGGTGGTTCTCGAAAAGGAAGACCACGTCGGCCAGCACCAGACCGGGCATAACTCCGGCGTCCTGCACTCCGGCATCTATTACAAGCCGGGATCGCTGAAGGCCACGAACTGCCGCGAGGGCAAGAGGCTCATGGAGGACTTCTGCGCCTCCGAGAACATCCCCTTCGAGATCTGCGGCAAGGTCATCGTGGCAGTGGGAGAGTCCGACCTCCCCGCCCTGGAGCGGATCTACGAGCGCGGCGTGGCCAACGGCGTCGTCTGCGAGAGGATCGACAAGGCCCGCCTCGCCGAGCTGGAGCCCTACGCCTCCGGCATCCAGGCGATCCATGTCCCCGAGGCCGGCATCGTCGACTACAAGGAAGTCTGCCGACGCCTCGCCCAGCGGATCCGCGAAGCCGGCGGCGAGGTCCTCACCAGCGCCAAGGTCTCGAAGATCGTCCGGGCCGGCGGCAAGGCCGTGCTGACGACCGAGTCCGGCCAGGAGGTCGAGGCCCGTCAGATCGTGAACTGCGCGGGGCTCCAGTGCGACCGCGTCACGGCGATGGGCGGCGTGAAGCCGGACGCCAAGATCGTCCCCTTCCGCGGCGAGTACTTCAAGCTCAAGCCCGAGGCCGAACGGCTCTGCAACAACCTGATCTACCCGGTGCCGGATCCCGCCTTCCCGTTCCTGGGGGTCCACTTCACCCGGATGATCGAGGGGGGCGTCGAGTGCGGGCCGAACGCGGTCCTCGCCTTCGGCCGAGAGGCCTATCGCAAGACCGACTTCAACGCCTCCGACTTCTTCGAGACGCTGGGTTACTCCGGCTTCCGCAAGCTGGCCTTCAAGTACTGGAAGACGGGCCTGGGAGAGATGTGGCGGTCGGCCAGCAAGAAGGCCTTCGTGAAGGCCCTCTCGCGGCTGGTCCCCGACATCCGCGAGGAACACCTGGAGCCCGCGCCCTCGGGCATCCGCGCCCAGGCGGTCCTGCCGGACGGCTCGATGGTGGACGACTTCCTGATCCAGGAGGCCGACCAGGTCGTGAACGTCAACAACGCCCCCTCGCCCGCGGCGACGGCCTCGCTTAACATCGGTAAGACGATCGTTGAACGACTGGTCCCCCGGCTGACCTGA
- a CDS encoding D-2-hydroxyacid dehydrogenase — translation MNRRSFLAAASAAAPALAAAPGAAAAAAPEGRLKVIVPRMKREELSELQAIAPEVELIPCDGEDEAVAKAAEAQGLYGLVSPRVIRAGAKSLKWVQNGSAGVEHLMNIPELIDSSIVLTNMARAYAPEIADQALAYLLAFNRSIPKFLEAQAAQRWNKRPQGVVLDELAGKTMLIIGMGGIGTEIARRVYGCGVRVLATDPKVWERPLFVEELHKPDKFHELLPRADIVASAVPLTKESTKMVGAKEFGLMKQGVVFINVSRGKVVDTEALMAALDSGKVAAAGLDVTDPEPLPDNHPLWSKNVIITPHTAGQSPGGERRRQAIFRENLRRFAAGEALVNVVDKKVGY, via the coding sequence ATGAACCGCCGCTCGTTCCTTGCCGCTGCGTCCGCCGCCGCCCCCGCTCTCGCCGCCGCCCCGGGCGCGGCAGCCGCCGCCGCGCCTGAGGGCCGGCTCAAGGTCATCGTCCCCCGGATGAAGCGCGAGGAGCTTTCCGAGCTTCAAGCCATCGCCCCCGAAGTTGAGCTGATCCCCTGCGACGGCGAGGATGAGGCCGTCGCCAAGGCCGCCGAGGCCCAGGGGCTTTACGGCCTCGTCTCCCCTCGGGTCATTCGCGCCGGGGCGAAGTCGCTGAAGTGGGTCCAGAACGGCAGCGCGGGCGTTGAGCACCTGATGAACATCCCGGAGCTGATCGACAGCTCCATCGTCCTGACCAACATGGCCCGGGCCTACGCGCCGGAGATCGCCGATCAGGCGCTCGCTTACCTGCTCGCCTTCAACCGCAGCATCCCGAAGTTCCTGGAAGCTCAGGCCGCCCAGCGGTGGAACAAGCGTCCTCAGGGCGTGGTGCTCGACGAGTTGGCCGGCAAGACGATGCTGATCATCGGCATGGGGGGCATCGGGACCGAGATCGCCCGCCGCGTCTACGGCTGCGGCGTCCGCGTTCTCGCCACCGACCCCAAGGTCTGGGAACGCCCCCTGTTCGTCGAGGAGCTGCACAAGCCCGACAAGTTCCACGAACTGCTCCCCCGGGCCGACATCGTCGCCAGCGCCGTGCCCCTGACGAAGGAGTCGACCAAGATGGTCGGCGCGAAGGAGTTCGGCCTGATGAAGCAGGGCGTCGTCTTCATCAACGTGTCGCGCGGCAAGGTCGTCGACACCGAGGCCCTGATGGCGGCCCTCGACTCCGGCAAGGTCGCCGCCGCGGGACTTGACGTGACCGACCCTGAGCCCCTGCCTGACAACCACCCGCTCTGGTCCAAGAACGTCATCATCACGCCTCATACCGCCGGCCAGTCCCCCGGCGGCGAGCGTCGTCGCCAGGCGATCTTCCGCGAGAATCTCCGCCGCTTCGCCGCCGGCGAGGCCCTGGTCAACGTCGTCGACAAGAAGGTCGGGTACTGA
- a CDS encoding lactate racemase domain-containing protein: MPWISERAPRIDDARLAGLMAETVAEARRRICEKPRRVLLLPPDITRAHSGAGKLTEILYRAFAPEAEVRVIPTLGQHVPHTPEQNRFMFGSIPEEHILVHDWRDGCVVIGEVPADFVREVSGGAADWAIPVSLNKTLIEEPWDLIINVGHVVPHEVLGFANHNKNYFIGLGGKDLICASHMMAASCGIENNLGQLITPLRACFNKAEDELLGRLPDLYVQIVMARGEDGELTTTGIHVGDDLETYLAAARQSREQNITVFDKPVSKIVCVMQEDEFASTWVANKAVYRTRMALADDGELIILAPGLVRFGEQPDVDALIRRVGYVGTPRVMAQYPNDPEMQDLAHATAHLLHGSSEGRFRITYAPGHLTREEIEGVNFGYTDLADAIARYRPSESKEGWNRTEDGEDYFFIPTPSAGLWMVGDRLAGR; this comes from the coding sequence ATGCCCTGGATCTCCGAGAGAGCCCCCCGAATCGACGACGCCCGCCTGGCCGGACTGATGGCTGAGACGGTCGCGGAAGCGCGCCGCCGGATCTGCGAGAAGCCCCGCCGGGTGTTGCTGCTCCCACCGGACATCACCCGGGCGCACTCGGGGGCGGGGAAGCTCACGGAGATCCTCTACCGGGCTTTCGCTCCGGAGGCCGAGGTTCGGGTCATCCCGACCCTCGGCCAGCACGTCCCCCACACCCCCGAGCAGAACCGCTTCATGTTCGGCTCGATCCCCGAGGAGCATATCCTCGTCCACGACTGGCGCGACGGCTGCGTCGTGATCGGCGAGGTCCCCGCCGACTTCGTCCGCGAGGTCAGCGGCGGGGCCGCCGACTGGGCGATCCCCGTCTCGCTCAACAAAACTCTCATTGAGGAGCCCTGGGACCTCATCATCAACGTCGGCCACGTGGTGCCGCATGAGGTCCTCGGCTTTGCCAACCACAACAAGAACTACTTCATCGGCCTGGGTGGGAAAGACCTCATCTGCGCCTCGCACATGATGGCGGCGAGCTGCGGGATCGAGAACAACCTGGGCCAGTTGATCACGCCCCTGCGGGCCTGCTTCAACAAGGCCGAGGACGAACTGCTCGGCCGGCTTCCCGACCTCTACGTTCAGATCGTCATGGCGCGTGGCGAAGACGGCGAGTTGACGACGACGGGCATCCACGTCGGCGACGACCTGGAGACCTACCTCGCGGCCGCGCGTCAATCGCGCGAACAGAACATCACCGTCTTCGACAAGCCTGTCTCGAAGATCGTCTGCGTCATGCAAGAGGACGAGTTCGCCAGCACCTGGGTCGCGAACAAGGCCGTCTATCGCACGCGCATGGCCCTGGCCGACGACGGCGAGCTGATCATCCTCGCCCCCGGCCTCGTGCGGTTCGGCGAGCAGCCCGACGTGGACGCCCTGATCCGGCGCGTCGGCTACGTCGGCACGCCTCGCGTCATGGCTCAGTACCCGAACGACCCGGAGATGCAGGACCTGGCCCACGCGACCGCCCACCTGCTCCACGGCTCCTCGGAGGGACGGTTCCGGATCACGTACGCCCCCGGCCATCTCACCCGAGAGGAGATCGAGGGCGTGAACTTCGGATACACAGACCTGGCCGACGCCATCGCCCGTTACCGCCCTTCGGAATCGAAAGAAGGATGGAACCGGACCGAGGACGGCGAGGACTACTTCTTCATTCCAACCCCTTCAGCCGGCCTCTGGATGGTCGGCGACCGTCTTGCCGGACGGTGA